One Bacteroidota bacterium genomic window carries:
- a CDS encoding 30S ribosomal protein S12 methylthiotransferase RimO, with the protein MRNKLIHVVTLGCSKNLVDSEYLMKQLQAGGYQIVHDSDNTDAKIVIINTCGFIQDAKQESINTILEFAQAKSAGKIDKLYVMGCLSERYKPELKKEIPEADEFFGVNNMKDVLKDLQVDYKKELTGERLLTTPAHYAYLKISEG; encoded by the coding sequence ATGAGAAATAAATTGATCCATGTGGTTACTCTGGGTTGCTCCAAAAACCTGGTTGATTCCGAGTATTTGATGAAGCAGCTTCAGGCCGGAGGTTATCAGATTGTCCACGATTCGGATAATACCGATGCCAAAATAGTCATTATCAATACCTGCGGCTTTATTCAGGATGCCAAGCAGGAATCCATCAATACCATTCTGGAGTTTGCACAGGCCAAATCGGCCGGTAAGATTGATAAACTTTACGTCATGGGTTGCCTTTCCGAACGTTATAAGCCCGAATTGAAGAAGGAAATCCCTGAAGCTGATGAATTCTTTGGTGTAAATAACATGAAGGATGTACTTAAGGATCTGCAAGTTGACTACAAAAAAGAATTAACCGGCGAACGTCTCCTCACTACCCCTGCCCATTATGCTTACCTGAAAATTTCTGAGGG
- the ftsY gene encoding signal recognition particle-docking protein FtsY produces the protein MEGFGFFSKKHKNETLEKGLQKTKESVFKKLSRAIAGKSKVDDEVLDNLEEVLITSDVGVDTTLKIIQRIEDRVAKDKYLNINELDGILKEEIAALLTENNSSLKFDFSMPLSNRPYVIMVVGVNGVGKTTTIGKLAYHFKKAGKKVFLGAADTFRAAAVEQLDIWAERVGVEIVKQQMGSDPASVAFDTLTSAKNKDADVVIIDTAGRLHNKINLMNELTKIKTVMQKVIPAAPHEVLLVLDGSTGQNAFEQAKQFTAATEVNALALTKLDGTAKGGVVIGISDQFKIPVKYIGVGEGLDDLQIFDRVEFVDSLFSKE, from the coding sequence ATGGAAGGTTTTGGTTTTTTTTCAAAGAAACACAAGAATGAAACATTAGAAAAAGGCCTGCAAAAGACCAAGGAAAGTGTATTTAAAAAACTTTCTCGCGCAATTGCCGGTAAGTCAAAGGTTGACGATGAAGTACTCGATAACCTCGAAGAGGTATTGATTACTTCCGATGTGGGGGTTGATACTACCCTGAAAATCATTCAGCGCATCGAAGACCGCGTGGCAAAAGACAAGTATTTGAATATTAATGAGTTAGATGGCATTTTGAAAGAAGAAATTGCTGCCCTGCTTACTGAAAACAATTCCAGCCTGAAATTCGATTTCTCCATGCCTTTAAGTAACAGACCGTATGTTATTATGGTCGTAGGTGTTAATGGAGTCGGTAAAACTACAACCATTGGAAAATTGGCCTATCATTTTAAAAAGGCTGGGAAAAAAGTCTTTCTTGGGGCTGCCGATACATTCCGGGCAGCGGCTGTCGAACAACTGGACATCTGGGCAGAACGTGTCGGGGTTGAAATCGTTAAACAGCAGATGGGTTCCGATCCGGCTTCTGTGGCTTTTGATACCCTTACTTCAGCCAAAAATAAAGACGCTGATGTGGTTATCATCGATACGGCCGGCCGGCTTCATAATAAAATAAACCTGATGAACGAGCTGACCAAGATTAAAACCGTGATGCAGAAGGTAATTCCGGCTGCTCCTCATGAAGTTCTTCTGGTTCTTGACGGCTCTACCGGGCAAAATGCTTTTGAACAGGCCAAGCAGTTTACTGCGGCCACCGAAGTAAATGCGCTGGCATTGACCAAACTTGACGGTACTGCAAAAGGCGGCGTGGTGATTGGCATTAGCGACCAGTTTAAGATTCCTGTAAAATACATTGGCGTGGGAGAAGGACTCGATGATCTTCAGATATTTGACAGAGTTGAGTTTGTCGATTCCCTTTTCAGCAAAGAATAA